The Halomonas binhaiensis nucleotide sequence TCGGAGCCTTGCCCTGAGCAGTACTTCCGGACCCTGGATAGTTGTGGTGCCCTCAAGGTGTTGATGCCTGAGTTGTATGAGCACGAGGGGCTGGAGCCAAGACTGAAACGGATGCATGCGTTGCCGGAGGCCTTGAAGGATGTAGCGTCATGGCGCTGGGGCAGGTTGCTCGAAACATTGAGCGAATCACAGCGTGCCGATCTGGGGCAGCGCCTGAGAATGCCTCGGGCATATCGAGAGCTCATTGAGCAACTGGCATATACACGGCAACTGGCCAATGGTGGAGCTGACACCGCGCAGTCGATCATGACGTGGATGGAAAGTGTCGATGCCTGGCGGCGTGGTGAACGGGTCGGTCCCTTGCTGTCGGTTCTGGCGCTCGACCACCCTGAGCTTTCGGCATCCGTGGGTGCTGCATGGCAAGCCGCATCAAGCCTGGCGCCGCGCGAATTGGTGGAAGAAGGGTTTAGCGGCAGCGAGCTGGGGCGTGAACTGGCCCGGCGCAGACTCGCAGCCATCTCTCGTTCGCTATAGTTTTCTTTCGTTCACTATAGTTCTCTCCCGGATGAGAAGGGAGGCTCGGGTCTATAGCTTTGGCTCTTTCCCTTGATGCAGGCGGTGGATGTTAAGGGCATGGCGAACCAGTACAAGCAGGGCGAATATCAGCACAACCCAGGCAAAATCCGGGGATAGCCACAGGCTGACCAGCGGCGCCAGAGTGGCGCTGGCCAGGGAGGCGATTGCTGCGGTATGAATGCGCCAGGCCAGCAGTGCCCATATGGCGGCACAGATCAATGCGACGCCAGGCGTCAACAGGAGCATGACACCAAAGGCACTGGCTACCGCCTTTCCACCGCGGAACCGATACCAGGCGGGGTAACAGTGGCCAAGCAATACACCGAGACCAATCAGGCCTAGCCCCCAGGGTGGGAGCTGCATGATCATTCCCAGGATCAGGACTGGCCAACCTTTGGTGGCGTCGATGATCAGCGTTGCGAGGGCCAGTTGCACGCCATACTGACGTAGTACATTGGAAAAACCTGGGTTGCAGGAGCCTGTGACGCGAGGGTCGGGAAGTCGGGCAAGGCGACATACCGTCATGGCTCCCAGCCAGGTGCCACTCAGATAGCCCAGTGCTGCCAATGGCAGGGTGACGTGTAACTGTAGTCCCATGTGCTGTCTTCCCTCTCCTTGCTCGCGTACAATCGGCGCCTGATTTCACGCACTACCATCAGATTTCATTCGGGAACCCCGCGATGGACAAGGTATTGATCGAAGCTCTTGAAGTAGACACGGTAATTGGTGTCTACGAATGGGAGCGCACTATCACCCAGACACTGTCGCTGGATTTGCTGTTGGCGACCGACATTCGTGCTGCTGCAGAAGATGATGACCTGTCCAAGACCCTGGACTACGATGCCATCAGCCGACGCATTGGCACCTTCGCCAAGGAAAACGACTTCGAGCTGGTCGAGACGTTTGCCGAACGTCTGGCTGCCATGCTGCGTGATGAATTCTCCATTCCTTGGCTACGTATGACTATTCGTAAACCTGGTGCCGTACCCAATGCCCGAGCTGTCGGTGTCATGATCGAACGGGGCTCCCTGGTGGAGGTGGGTTGATGGCTTTGGTCACGCTCAGTCTTGGCAGCAACATCGAACGCGACCAGCATATTCGAGCCTGTCTCGATGCCTTGGCTGAGACTTTCGGGGAACTGATGGTATCCCGAGTCTTCGAAAGTGAGCCAGTGGGGTTCGAGGATGGCCGCAATTTCTACAACCTGATCGTCGCTTTCAATAGCGAGTGGCAGGTTGCGCAATTGCAGACATGGTGCAAGACGCTAGAGTCTCATCATGGTCGGCGCAAGGACAGCCCCAAGTTCAGTCCGCGTACATTGGACGTGGATATCCTCACGGTGGGAGAGCTGGTGGGGACTCATGATGGGGTGACA carries:
- the plsY gene encoding glycerol-3-phosphate 1-O-acyltransferase PlsY, whose protein sequence is MGLQLHVTLPLAALGYLSGTWLGAMTVCRLARLPDPRVTGSCNPGFSNVLRQYGVQLALATLIIDATKGWPVLILGMIMQLPPWGLGLIGLGVLLGHCYPAWYRFRGGKAVASAFGVMLLLTPGVALICAAIWALLAWRIHTAAIASLASATLAPLVSLWLSPDFAWVVLIFALLVLVRHALNIHRLHQGKEPKL
- the folK gene encoding 2-amino-4-hydroxy-6-hydroxymethyldihydropteridine diphosphokinase, with protein sequence MALVTLSLGSNIERDQHIRACLDALAETFGELMVSRVFESEPVGFEDGRNFYNLIVAFNSEWQVAQLQTWCKTLESHHGRRKDSPKFSPRTLDVDILTVGELVGTHDGVTLPREEILRHAFVLWPLAEILPDLRHPVDGSRYQALWAEFDDPDQVLWPIDFEWQGHKLPIKPD
- the folB gene encoding dihydroneopterin aldolase, whose product is MDKVLIEALEVDTVIGVYEWERTITQTLSLDLLLATDIRAAAEDDDLSKTLDYDAISRRIGTFAKENDFELVETFAERLAAMLRDEFSIPWLRMTIRKPGAVPNARAVGVMIERGSLVEVG